GCTTAGTATCCAAAAAGGACTACCTAGTGTGGAGGAGTAAAGGTTAAGTTGTGAAAATTCACCATGCTTTACAGGAGCATGCAAGCTAGGCGGAGTTTAGAGGAAACCTAAGGGAAAGATGCATAGATAGAGTTAATGGAACGTGGGAAGCTTCGGAGACTTGAGATGATTACATATCGCTTGAAAGTCGTTCTTCAAAAACCATAGAAAGGATAATGAAGATTTGTCGAAGTGGCAGGAAAGCTGTAGTACCGTTTGGAGGAATTACCGATGATGACTGAATAGATAGAATAGGTCGGAGGAGAAAATAATTCTGAGGGAAGGGCTTAAGTCGTCTGTTCTAAGACGATAGAGCGCCGTATGACACCGAAAGGGTCACGTACGGTGCGGGACAGGGGAAAAGCCGGAGAGAAAATCAAACGCTTACCTATTGTCATACTTTAGTGGAGATTATCAACCCCATGCGCATAACTATACGAAAGTCCTGTTTGGAGAAGATTATGTGTATCGAGCAGGTACAATTGGAACCGTGGCGGAAAAAACAGCGTACGGTTATGTAAAAAGTTATGCATCGAAAAATGAATTAATGTTACGAAACGCAGAAGTGGATCGGCTTGTGAGTGGATGTACAGGCGTCAAAAGAACGACTGGGCAACATCCAGGTGGAATTATTGTTGTACCAGATTATATGGATGTTTATGATTTTACTCCAATTCAATATCCAGCGGACGATGTTCATTCAGAATGGAGAACAACACACTTTGATTTCCATTCTATTCATGACAACATTTTAAAACTCGATATTCTCGGACACGATGATCCAACTGTTATCCGGATGTTACAAGATTTAAGCGGAATTGATCCAAAAACGATTCCTGTTGACGATAAGGAAGTAATGAAAATTTTTAGCGGGCCAGAATCGTTAAACATTACACCGGAACAAATTATGTGTAATACGGGCACGCTAGGTATTCCGGAATTCGGCACACGCTTCGTACGGCAAATGCTAGAAGAAACAAAGCCAAGTACGTTTTCGGAATTAGTCCAAATTTCAGGACTATCGCATGGGACGGATGTTTGGTTAAATAACGCTGCTGATTTAATTCAGAGTGGTACATGCGTGTTAAAAGATGTTATTGGATGTCGGGATGACATTATGGTGTATTTAATTTATAAAGGATTAGAGCCATCCCTTGCGTTTAAAATCATGGAAAGTGTTCGTAAAGGAAAAGGGTTAAATGAAGAATGGATGGAAGAAATGAAAAAGCATGATGTTCCGGATTGGTATATTGGATCTTGTTTGAAAATCAAATATATGTTTCCTAAGGCGCATGCGGCTGCTTATGTGTTAATGGCGGTACGGATTGCTTATTTTAAAGTGCATATGCCTATTTTGTTTTATGCTGCTTATTTTAGTGTCCGTGCTGATGATTTTGAATTAGATACGATGGCAAAAGGTTCTGCTGCGATTCGAAAACGAATTGAAGAAATTAATGAAAAAGGCTTGGAGGCAACACCGAAAGAAAAAAGTTTGTTAACTGTTTTAGAAATTGCATTAGAGATGTGTGAACGAGGTTTTTCTTTCCAAACGATTAATTTGTATCAATCGGATGCAAACAATTTCATTGTCGATGGAAATTCATTAATTCCGCCATTTAGTGCAATTGGTGGATTAGGGAAAAATGCAGCAGAAAATATTGTTATTGCAAGGGAAGAAGCACCATTTTTATCGAAAGAGGATTTACAGAAACGGAGTAAAATTTCGAAAACAGTGTTAGAGTATCTTGATGAACTAGGATGTTTAGCTGATTTACCAGATCAAAACCAATTATCGTTGTTTTAGTAACATTGCAACTTTTTGGTTTGTATGATATATTCAATAGTGTATTCGGTGAGATTATATGCTTTTTACTAGAAAAGAGTGGGTTTTCCCACTCTTTCGTTTCGTTTAATAAAGGAATCTTCCTTCAATGGGGGGATTCGCACTTCCTCCCATGATGCTAGAAGAGTGTATCCACTTTTTACGAGCAGTTCATTCGCGACTTCAAATGATGCATCATTTGAAGTCGAAAGTGTTAACTTGCTCTTTATAACGGATAAAAAATTTTACTTCTTGATTGACTCTTAAAAGGGGGAACAAAATGAGCAAAAAAGTAACACAAGTTGTGGAAGAACTTGTGACACCCATTTTAAATGAAGAACAACTAGAATTAGTCGATATTGAGTTTGTAAAAGAAGGTAAAAATTATTTTTTACGTGTTTTTATTGATTGCGAACAAGGAGTAGGGATTGAAGAATGTAGCCGAGTGAGCGAACAGTTAAGCGAAAAACTGGACGAAGTCGATCCCATTGCCTTTCCCTACTTTTTAGAAGTGTCTTCTCCAGGAGTGGAACGACCGTTAAAAAAAGAAAAAGATTACTATCAAGCAATTGGAAAAAACGTATATGTTAAAACTTATGAACCGATTGATTCAAATAAAGAATTTGAAGGACTATTACACCATTTTGATGGAGAAACATTAACTATCTTAATCCAGGTGAAAACAGTAAAAAAAGAAGTTCAAATTCCATTTAAAAAAGTTGCAAGCGCTAGACTTGCTGTTATGTTTTAATTTATCCCTCATGAACGGGCAGTAAGACCTCACTTCAAAATAAGCTAGAATCGAAAATAGTTAAGTGGGGAGAAAACAGCTCATAAAAGTGGGATAAGAGCATCTAACCATCAGTGGGGTAAGGGCAAAAAACCTACTGATGGAAGATTTCTTTATAAAAGGGGAGAATCAGGCGATGAACAGTGAAGAATTGTTAAAATCAATTGCCGTTATCGAAAAAGAAAAAGGAATTAGCAGAGAAGTTTTAATCGAGGCAATTGAAATTGCACTTGTATCAGCATATAAGAAAAACTTCAACCAAGCACAAAATGTGCGTGTTGATATTAATGAAAAAAAAGGAACAGTAAAATTATTTGCTACAAAACAAGTGGTAGAAGAAGTAGAAGACCCACGCCTTGAAATTTCGGTAGAAGAGGCAAAAAGTATGAACCCGAATTATGAAGTGGGCGATTATATGGATATCGAAGTAACACCAAAAAATTTTGGCCGAGTAGCTGCGCAAAATGCAAAAAATTTAGTACAACAACGTATTCGTGAAGCAGAGCGCGGTGTTATTTATAATGAATATATTGATCGCGAAGATGATATGATGGTTGGAATTGTTCAACGAAAAGATGCACGAAATGTATATGTTCATCTTGGGAAAATTGAAGCAGTGTTACCAGTTACCGAGCAAATGCCGAATGAAGTATTAAATATTCATGACCGCGTGAAAGTATATATTACAAAAGTAGAAAAAACAACAAAAGGACCTCAGATTACAGTATCAAGAACTCACCCTGGACTTTTGAAACGTTTATTTGAAAAAGAAGTGGCAGAAATTCAAGACGGAACAGTAGAAATACGTTCCATTGCTCGTGAAGCTGGCGATCGTTCAAAAATTGCTGTTTCAGCAGAGCGCGAAGATATCGATCCAGTTGGAGCATGTGTAGGACATTCCGGAACTCGTGTGCAAGCGGTTGTGAATGAACTAAATGGTGAAAAAGTAGATATCGTAAAATACTCAGAAGATCCAAAAGTATATGTTGCTCAATCATTAAGCCCATCGGAAGTACTAGAAGTACAAGTAGATGAGGAAAACAAATCAACGTTAGTCATTGTTCCTGATTCACAATTATCATTAGCAATCGGTAAGAAAGGACAAAATGCACGTTTAGCTGCAAAATTAACTGGTTGGAAAATTGATATTAAAAATGAATCAGAAGCAAGAGAATTAGGCCTTTATCAAGGAGACAATCGTCTCGAACTTTTTGACGTGGAAGAATAAAAGTTGAGGTGAGGTCCAATGAAAAAAAGAAAAATTCCGATGCGAAAATGTGTCGTGACACATGAAATGAAACCGAAAAAAGAATTGATTCGAGTCGTTCGGAATCAAGAAGGAATCGTCTCAATTGACCCAACCGGTAAAATGGCTGGACGCGGTGCGTATTTAACGAAAAGTGAAGAAGTTATTTTACTAGCTAAACAAAAAAAATCATTGAATGAACATCTGAAAGCGCAAGTCGATGATGCTATTTATGATGAACTGTTATCTTTCATTCAAAAGGAGAAGCAACATAGATGAGTAGTAAATGGTCATCGCTTTTAGGGCTTGCGAACCGTGCGCGAAAAATTGTTTCTGGTGAAGAGTTGGTTGTTAAAGAAGTGCAAAAAAAACAAGCTAAATTAGTGTTATTGTCAAAAGATGCATCAGCAAATACGACAAAAAAAATTACCGATAAATGTTCGTATTATCGTGTTCCTCTTCGTTTTATTGAAGATCGATATACCCTTGGGCAGGCAATCGGAAAAGATGCCAGAGTGGTAATTGCGATTACGGATGATGGATTTGCCAAAAAGTTGAACGAATTAGTTGAACAATAATTTATGGAGGTGGTTCTATGGCGAAAATGCGCGTATATGAATTAGCCAAAAAGTGGAACTTTTCAAGTAAAGAAGTGATTACAAAACTCAAAAATATAGGGATTGAAGTGACAAACCATATGTCTGTTTTGGAGGAATCTCAAATTACACAAGTAGAAAAAACTTTTATAGGAAATAATGAGAAGCCGAAAGCAGAAGTGAAAAAAGAGAACAGCAATCAATCAAAACCGCAAACACAGAAAAAAGAAAAAAAAGGGAAGAAGCAATCTGGTAAACAACAAAAGCAACAACAAAAGCAACAAAAACAGCGTAAACCAGAACCGAAACCAAAAGAACTTCCTGAAAAAATTGAATTTGAAGGATCGCTTACTGTTAGTGAGTTAGCCAAAAAACTTCACCGTGAACCATCAGAAATCATTAAAAAATTATTCTTACTTGGTGTGATGGCTACGATTAACCAAGAATTAGATCCTGATACAATCGAAGTGATTTGTGGAGAATACAACGTAGAAGTCGAAGAAGTGAAAACAATCGATGTGACAGATATTGAAAATTATGAAATTATCGATGATCCAAAAGATTTAACAGAACGTCCACCAGTTGTAACGATTATGGGACATGTCGACCACGGGAAAACAACGACATTAGATGCGATTCGTCATTCTAAAGTAACAACAGGCGAAGCGGGTGGCATTACACAACATATCGGAGCGTATCAAGTGGATAAAAACGGTAAAAAAATTACGTTTTTAGATACACCAGGGCATGCTGCCTTTACTTCCATGCGTGCGCGTGGTTCGCAAGTGACAGATATTACGATTCTAGTTGTTGCAGCGGATGATGGTGTGATGCCACAAACAATCGAAGCGATTAACCATGCAAAAGCTGCGGAAGTACCAATTATTGTAGCGGTGAACAAAATTGATAAAGAAACAGCAAACCCAGACCGTGTGATGCAAGAATTAACCGAGCATGGATTAGTTCCAGAAGCTTGGGGTGGTGATACTATTTTCGTACCAATTTCCGCTCTCAAAGGGGAAGGTATTGATGAATTATTAGAAATGATTCTATTAGTTTCTGAAATGTTAGAATTAAAAGCAAATCCAAAACGGGAAGCGTTAGGTACAGTTATTGAAGCGCAACTAGATAAAGGACGCGGACCGGTTGCGACATTGCTTATTCAAAATGGTACGCTTCATGTTCAAGATTCTATCGTAGTAGGTTGTGCTTTTGGGCGTGTTCGTGCGATGACAAACGATCTTGGACGCCGGATCAAGGTGGCAGGTCCTTCTACTCCTGTCGAAATTACAGGTTTAAATGAAGTGCCTAAAGCAGGGGATCACTTTATGGTCTTTAAAGATGAAAAAAAAGCTCGACAAATCGGGGAAGCACGTGCACAAAAATATCGCGAAGCAAACCGTGCGGAAAGCTCTCGCGTTAGCTTAGATGATCTCTTTAAACAAATCCAAGAAGGAGATATTAAAGAGATTAACGTAATCATTAAAGCAGACGTACAAGGGTCAGTAGAAGCACTTCGTGGATCATTAGAAAAAATTGACGTAGAAGGCGTTAAAATTAAAATTATCCATACGGGTGTTGGTGCGATTACGGAATCTGATATTATTTTAGCCTCTGCTTCGAATGCCATTGTTATAGGCTTTAATGTTCGTCCGGATGTTAATGCAAAACAAACAGCAGAAGCAGAAGATGTAGATGTTCGTTTATACCGAGTTATTTATAATGCTATCGAAGAAATCGAAGCTGCAATGAAAGGAATGCTTGACCCTGAATATGAAGAAAAAGTGGTCGGACAAGCAGAGGTTCGTGAAACATACAAAGTTTCTAAACTTGGTACGATTGCAGGTTGTTATGTAACGGAAGGAAAAATTGTTCGTGATGCTGGCGTGCGATTAATCCGTAACGGCATTGTTGTATACGAAGGTAAATTAGACTCGTTAAAACGTTTTAAAGATGATGCAAAAGAAGTAGCAAAAGGTTACGAATGCGGAATCATGTTAGAAAACTTTAATGATATAAAAGAAGCAGACGTTATCGAAGCATTCGTAATGGAGGAAATTAAGCACGTATGATGATAGGTTACGTCCGGTGTGAATGTTTCATCTATGATGCGAATTCTTTGAAAGAAAAACGTTCTGTTCTAAAAAGTATAATCACTCGTTTAAAAGGGCACTTTAACATTGCTGTTAGTGAAATAGAGGAGCATGACAAGTGGCAAAAAGCAGTAATTGGGATTGTTACGATTGCGACGACGCAAAAACGGGCAGAACAGGAATTACAAAAGGCCATTTCGATGATGGACCAAGATTCACAGTTAGAGCTTATAGATATCACATACGAGTGGTTATAGAGAAGAGGTGTACCTAATGGGAAATATGCGTGTAAACCGTGTAGCAGAACAAATGAAAAAAGAAGTTAGTGATATTATTGCACATAAAATAAAAGACCCTCGCGTTGGATTTGTTACGGTAACGGATGTAGAAGTAACAGGTGACTTACAACAAGCAACCGTTTTTATTTCTGTTCTAGGAGATGAAGAACAAAAAGAAGCTTCCCTTGTAGGGTTAGAAAAAGCAAAAGGATTTATTCGAAGTGAAGTTGGAAAAAGAATTCGTTTAAGAAAGACACCTGAATTATTTTTTGCCTTTGATGAATCAATCCAGTATGGGAATCGTATTGATGAATTGTTAATGAAATTAAAAAAGAGTGAACAAGAATAAGAAGGAAAAAAGGATAGACATCCGTTTGTCTATCCTTTTTTAAAGTAAACAGAAACAGAGGTGCGGAAATGGAAGGGATTATTGCTTTGCATAAACCGCGAGGAATGACCAGTCATGACTGTGTATATAAGCTTCGTAAACTGCTAAAAACGAAAAAAATTGGTCATACCGGAACACTAGATCCAGAAGTAAATGGCGTATTACCGATGTGTATTGGAGAAGCGACAAAAATAGCTAGCTATTTGACTGACTACGATAAAGAATACATCGGGGAAGTAACGCTCGGGTATAGTACAACAACGGAGGATGCACATGGAGAGATTGTATCGAAAAAAGAGGTTACACATCCGATAAATAGGGAACAAATTATGCAAGTGCTAGAATCGTTTGTTGGAAACATTGAACAAATCCCCCCGATGTATTCTGCCGTGAAAGTGAACGGGAAAAAATTATATGAATATGCGAGAGAAAACATCGAAGTCGAACGCCCAAAACGAGAAGTGACGGTTTACGAATTAGAGCTTCTTTCAGAGGAAGAACAATTTACTGGGGATATGATTCGATTTTCAATTCGTGTTCGTTGTTCAAAGGGGACATATGTACGCACATTGGCATACGATATCGGACAAAAATTAGGTTATCCTGCCCACTTATCTGATTTAGTTCGGACAACATCCGGTCTGTTTACACTNGGATGCACATGGAGAGATTGTATCGAAAAAAGAGGTTACACATCCGATAAATAGGGAACAAATTATGCAAGTGCTAGAATCGTTTGTTGGAAACATTGAACAAATCCCCCCGATGTATTCTGCCGTGAAAGTGAACGGGAAAAAATTATATGAATATGCGAGAGAAAACATCGAAGTCGAACGCCCAAAACGAGAAGTGACGGTTTACGAATTAGAGCTTCTTTCAGAGGAAGAACAATTTACTGGGGATATGATTCGATTTTCAATTCGTGTTCGTTGTTCAAAGGGGACATATGTACGCACATTGGCATACGATATCGGACAAAAATTAGGTTATCCTGCACATTTATCTGATTTAGTTCGGACAAAATCCGGTCCGTTTACACTAGAAGAATGTGTCACTTTTGAAGAAATAGAACAATATGTACAAGCAGAAAAAATAGATGAGCTATTGTTTCCGATGGAAAAAGGAATTGCACACTTGGCATCTATCGTGGTAACAGAAGAAATAGAAGAAAAAGTGAAACATGGGGCTGTCTTACCAGTAATTGAAAAGATGGAAGATTGTCCGTATGCTGTTTATAATAAAGATAAACGTATTATCGCAATCTATGAAAAACATCCAACAAAACCAGCATATATGAAACCGAAAAAAGTTTTAAATCATTCTTGCTAAGAGAAGGTGGATTTATTTGAAAACAATCTACATACATCATCCTTATCAA
The genomic region above belongs to Massilibacterium senegalense and contains:
- the rnpM gene encoding RNase P modulator RnpM, with amino-acid sequence MKKRKIPMRKCVVTHEMKPKKELIRVVRNQEGIVSIDPTGKMAGRGAYLTKSEEVILLAKQKKSLNEHLKAQVDDAIYDELLSFIQKEKQHR
- a CDS encoding tRNA pseudouridine synthase B is translated as MNREQIMQVLESFVGNIEQIPPMYSAVKVNGKKLYEYARENIEVERPKREVTVYELELLSEEEQFTGDMIRFSIRVRCSKGTYVRTLAYDIGQKLGYPAHLSDLVRTKSGPFTLEECVTFEEIEQYVQAEKIDELLFPMEKGIAHLASIVVTEEIEEKVKHGAVLPVIEKMEDCPYAVYNKDKRIIAIYEKHPTKPAYMKPKKVLNHSC
- a CDS encoding YlxQ family RNA-binding protein, with product MSSKWSSLLGLANRARKIVSGEELVVKEVQKKQAKLVLLSKDASANTTKKITDKCSYYRVPLRFIEDRYTLGQAIGKDARVVIAITDDGFAKKLNELVEQ
- the rbfA gene encoding 30S ribosome-binding factor RbfA, with product MGNMRVNRVAEQMKKEVSDIIAHKIKDPRVGFVTVTDVEVTGDLQQATVFISVLGDEEQKEASLVGLEKAKGFIRSEVGKRIRLRKTPELFFAFDESIQYGNRIDELLMKLKKSEQE
- the infB gene encoding translation initiation factor IF-2, translating into MAKMRVYELAKKWNFSSKEVITKLKNIGIEVTNHMSVLEESQITQVEKTFIGNNEKPKAEVKKENSNQSKPQTQKKEKKGKKQSGKQQKQQQKQQKQRKPEPKPKELPEKIEFEGSLTVSELAKKLHREPSEIIKKLFLLGVMATINQELDPDTIEVICGEYNVEVEEVKTIDVTDIENYEIIDDPKDLTERPPVVTIMGHVDHGKTTTLDAIRHSKVTTGEAGGITQHIGAYQVDKNGKKITFLDTPGHAAFTSMRARGSQVTDITILVVAADDGVMPQTIEAINHAKAAEVPIIVAVNKIDKETANPDRVMQELTEHGLVPEAWGGDTIFVPISALKGEGIDELLEMILLVSEMLELKANPKREALGTVIEAQLDKGRGPVATLLIQNGTLHVQDSIVVGCAFGRVRAMTNDLGRRIKVAGPSTPVEITGLNEVPKAGDHFMVFKDEKKARQIGEARAQKYREANRAESSRVSLDDLFKQIQEGDIKEINVIIKADVQGSVEALRGSLEKIDVEGVKIKIIHTGVGAITESDIILASASNAIVIGFNVRPDVNAKQTAEAEDVDVRLYRVIYNAIEEIEAAMKGMLDPEYEEKVVGQAEVRETYKVSKLGTIAGCYVTEGKIVRDAGVRLIRNGIVVYEGKLDSLKRFKDDAKEVAKGYECGIMLENFNDIKEADVIEAFVMEEIKHV
- a CDS encoding DUF503 domain-containing protein, with the protein product MIGYVRCECFIYDANSLKEKRSVLKSIITRLKGHFNIAVSEIEEHDKWQKAVIGIVTIATTQKRAEQELQKAISMMDQDSQLELIDITYEWL
- the nusA gene encoding transcription termination factor NusA, whose protein sequence is MNSEELLKSIAVIEKEKGISREVLIEAIEIALVSAYKKNFNQAQNVRVDINEKKGTVKLFATKQVVEEVEDPRLEISVEEAKSMNPNYEVGDYMDIEVTPKNFGRVAAQNAKNLVQQRIREAERGVIYNEYIDREDDMMVGIVQRKDARNVYVHLGKIEAVLPVTEQMPNEVLNIHDRVKVYITKVEKTTKGPQITVSRTHPGLLKRLFEKEVAEIQDGTVEIRSIAREAGDRSKIAVSAEREDIDPVGACVGHSGTRVQAVVNELNGEKVDIVKYSEDPKVYVAQSLSPSEVLEVQVDEENKSTLVIVPDSQLSLAIGKKGQNARLAAKLTGWKIDIKNESEARELGLYQGDNRLELFDVEE
- the rimP gene encoding ribosome maturation factor RimP, with product MSKKVTQVVEELVTPILNEEQLELVDIEFVKEGKNYFLRVFIDCEQGVGIEECSRVSEQLSEKLDEVDPIAFPYFLEVSSPGVERPLKKEKDYYQAIGKNVYVKTYEPIDSNKEFEGLLHHFDGETLTILIQVKTVKKEVQIPFKKVASARLAVMF